Genomic segment of Apodemus sylvaticus unplaced genomic scaffold, mApoSyl1.1 scaffold_516, whole genome shotgun sequence:
GGGAGGAAAGCAATTCTCTGATTCAGCTGTGGATTCCATGAAGCATGAGATGAATATAGCGTTCACCTTTGATGTTCACCTTGGTAAGCATTTCCTTTAGCTCCCTTAGTTAGGAACAGCATGCTTTTTGGACCTAAGGACACAGTCCTTCTTCTGGCAGAAATaagttcatttaattttaatttgaattgAATCTTAGCCTTTATTCTTTCCCAGTGGATTTGAACACTACACCACATGCATCATGCCACATCTGTGAGCACAGATGGGAGTAAGTATActcatgcatgagcacacatggtgcatacacatacacacacacacacacacacaccaaataaataaaatgtaatttaaaagttaaacaaGCAAATGTTTGAAAAATCTGTAGATAATTTGGAAGTTTTAAATTATGAGAATACAAATTTCATTTGCATACAAGAGGAATATCCATCAGAATTCCATTACTTTGAAAATATCGATAGTGAAAACAAGCACCCCTAAAATCCACAATTCCACTCCAGAATACACAGTCCAGCATCAACACACTATGTTCCGTAGGATAAATCTGGCtgcatttttttaatcaaagagaCTGCAATTGAGTACAGATATTTTCCCCTACctgtttattatataattatttaagagatgGTTGATcacctggcggtggtggtgcatgcctttaatcccagcacttgggagacagaggcaggcggatttctgggtttgaggccagcctggtctgcagagtgagttccaggacagccagggctacacagagaaaccctgtctcaaaaatcgagagagagagagagagagagagagagagagagagagagagagagaagaaaagaaaagagaagagaagaggggagagggggagggaaaaggaaggggaggggggaggggaggagggggagagaggagagagagagagagagagagagagagagagagagagagagagagagagagagagagagagagagatggttgatctttgagacagggtctcgtgtaacacaggctggccttaaactcactatatATCCAAGGATAATTTTAACTTCTGACCTTCCAGTCACTCCCTCtagagtgctgagatgacaggtcaTGTGCCACATTCTCAGTTTTTGCAGTGCTGGGCAtgaaacccagagctttgtgcatgctacTCTCCCTGTTTATATGCCATGGCTGTCATTGCTACAGTCTGCAGAATAAGACTGGAGCAATGACGCTTAAGGCTGTCTGTCCTGTAAAGTCAAATTTGACCAATGCCTACCCCAGATCACTGCTTCTCTAACTGTAATGACCATACAGATCACCTAGATATTTATTCAAAGGTAAATTCTGggccagatatggtggcacaggcctgtgttTCCAGTACTCAGTGGGTTGAGGAAGGAGGATATGAAATTCAAAATCCCGcttggctacaaagcaagttggagcatgcatgcgtgtgtctatacatgtagaggtcagaggataacacAAATGTCGTTCCTTGGACACCTCCCACCTTtcgtttgaggcagggtctcatctCACATTGGCCTGAAACTGGGCCAAATAGGTTAAGCGTTCTGGCCAGTAAGCTCCGGGTATCTGCCTGCCTCCATTTCTCATCTCAGCATCACTAGGATCACAGTACACACCGACACATCGGCTcttccaaattcaggtcctcacactCACGAGATGAGCTCTTTTCCTGACCAGTCCACAGATCAGAAAGCAAATTCCGATCAAGCTCCTGTGGAAGGGGTTCCTGAGTGGGGCTGATGTGGCAGCCTGACGACTCCGATGTGACAGAGGAGGAAACAgatgagggctggggagatgactcagtggaggGCTTGCTGCAcaaccatgaggacctgagttctaatccccagAGCCCAGGTAAATACTGGATAGGTCTAGCAGCCCACCTCTAATCCTGGCCCTGGGAAGTGGAGACAAAGAATCTCCAGGACAAGCTAACAAAGCAAGAGAGCTGTTTATTCAACTGAGAGATCCAGCTCCAGAATATAAGCTGGgagtgatcaaggaagacaccagacttcaacctctggcctctacacatgcacacacacacacacacacacacacacacacacacacacacgaaaccacacacacacacacacacacacacacacgaaaccacacacacacacaatacacacacaccatacacacacacaccatacacacacacaccatacacacatacacaatacacacacacacacacacacacacacgaaaacacacacacacaaaaacacacaaaaaaaacacacacacaaaacacacacataccacacacatacacgaaaccaaacacacacacacaatacacacacacaacacacacacacacacataacacacacacacgaaaacacacacatacacacacacacaatacacacacacacacacacacacacacacacacgaaaacactcatacactcacagcaATTCTGATGTGTTCAGACACAGTACATCTGAGAAACCTGGCAGACAAAACGGAGGAATGTGGCCTCACATCAGTATCCTTCACAAGCTTCGTAGCTAGTTCTGGAAGTTACCAGCTGAAGTAGGTGGAAACGTCCATCCTGTCTTGGTTGAACATATATTGATTGGATACACCGGAAGCAAAAGGGAATTATTAGGCATTCCTACCCAGAGAACTCTTCTGGCCTGGAAGGATGCGTAGAAGAGATAAAGTCACGCACGGCCACAGGATGGCCTAAAATGATTCCCTAAAGCTATCATGACACTGACACTACACCACAGCTCACCTGGGGACCCAAAGTGTTAAGTGGCTTCCAGCTCTTACGGCAGTACTTCCAGGAACCCACATGGGAAAACTCGTCTGCACACTGGTTCTCAGAAGGCACAAGCTACAGTTGTGGTTAGAGCACCTAACACAGTGTTCATCAACACATCTTGAAAAGGTTCTGGGCATCAATAGGAGTTTCTTCTTCTGACAAACTCATGTAGTTGACCCTCTTGCTTGGCCCCATAGAAAGAGCGCAAAAAGAGActtgttaaaaaaatatatatctagtGACTAAGTGTTTTCCGTTCAGTTCCTATAGCCATCGTATATAAATagcattattaaaaagaaaaaaggaaaaaggaaagccacagtgaagggAAGTGATTTTGAAGTGAGAGGGCATGTCACCTAAGTACATCAGCAAATCAGGAAATGTAAGACCTTTCTACACAAGTTAAAAAACAGGAGTTAGCATTTGAATGTCAAGTGAGTAAAAACTGTACCAGGTGGTATAGATACACTAACTGAACGAAACAGCTCTGAGCTCTTAAGCTATGTGTACAATGACTGAAATTTGGTCCTCAGACCACATGAAGTAAGTGTGATTGTACTTTATAGAGGATGAAACAGACTCTTACAAGCCATCTCCAAGCAGAGTGTAGGGAAAGAGATGGAGATCTGAATTCTAAGTTTATTAGGCACAGGTTTGGGCCCAAGAGAAGGAATCACTGTAATAGATTTAAAGGCAGTGAGTTCTCCAACCCCAGAAGtatggaagcagaaactgaataACCACTCACCTGTAGACTCCAGGGGCCCCTCCCATGTGAAACAATTCTTATCTTCAGATTTTATAAATCTAAGAGATTCGCTAACGAGAACTTTTCCCAACCCGACTCCACCTTTCCAGTGACAGGCATTAGCTGATTGTGACCACCGCTTCCAGGAAGTCTTCCTTCCAGCCTTTCCAGTCACTCTTGGCAAAATCAAAGTCTCAAGGGAAGGGTTCTGTGGACTGATGTGTAGctctgtcttcatgtggatcccaaacaactggagcaggagctatccccaaagctgttgcctgtctgtggtatatgttcttctagctggactgcactctctggcctcagtgggagaggacacGCCTATATCcccagagacttgatgtgccatggtGGGGTGATTGAGGCTGggtctccaccctctcagaggagaagggaaggggttgtgggagagggtgtgggggaggggcagcgaTCTGTTGCTAGGAAGAATGGCTCACCAGGTTCTACCTCTCCCTGAAGATTGATAGGCAGTTAATCATTGCtgatgggaggggggagggggttcaCAAGTTCCCACCCCTTTGAGGATTGATAAGCAGTTTTATGAGGCCGCACTTAAGGATTTACTGGTTGCTAGGAGGAGGGGCTCATGAAGCTCTGCCCATCCTGAGGATTGATAGGCAGTTAATTGTTGGGGGTTGGTGTGTCTTTACTTATGTACTCAAGTGGCAAATTGCTTCTGTTTCTGTAAACAAATCCTAACCCATGTTCCCCAGTTAAACTCATTGTGTCACCAAAAACAAAGATATAAAAGTAGAAGGAGGACTCCGTGGGAAAAGAACCCCATCAGTGCCATCAGCAGGAGCTGGCAGGGCCGAGAGAGTGATGGGAGGTATGATCAAAACATATTCTATACATGTAAGGAAGTGTCACAGCAAAATGCAGTATTATGCTAAAATATATGCgataataaagattttaaagaaaagaacaggcccAGAGGTAGGGGATAAAGACCTGGGTCTCCACTTAATGCAAATCCAGCCAGGTAGTGGGTGAACCTTACCCTGATTCATTAGGGTGATGGAGAAACAGCCCAGCATCCACATCTAATATGGGGATGCTTCTGACTCCTGGTGGCTCTGCTACCCAGAAGCATCCAGAGCTAAACCAAAGAGCCAGAAGAGaggagcctcctgcctccactatCTCTCCCCAGAAGTGTAGTTTGGGCTCTAAAActcaaaatctaataaaaatctcTTCTTGAGTGAGAAAATGAAGAGGGTATGGGTTCTGGTATTCAATGGAGAGCCTTATATTGTGTGGTTGTTTCCTCTGACCAGTTGGAAGTGTACCTATCTGGTCCTCAGGGTCAGCAATAAACTGGGGAGAGGCAGGTCAGCAAAAATACGTGAGTACACAAAAATAATTCATGAAAACACAAATTCACACAAACCTTCATGCAAACACATGGACATATATACAGATTGCTAAGCTGTTCCAGAAGTATGGACCCTGATCCAAGACACAAAGAAGTCATCTCAACCGGGTACATCTGATCCCCTATCCCAAAGCCCTAGGATGACCTCCAAGTATTCAGGATTTAGACTCCCTGAGATATTATTTTCTCTGCTGGTATGGTTCACACTTTTCTTCTTAGCTGGGAACAAAGAAGAGGCCAAAATCATCAGTGAGTTGGAAAGAAGACAGtgagttgttttaaaaaaaacatgatggGGGATGAATCAGAGGCAGAACAAATGAGCAGGAATTTGTAATTAAGTGCATAAAGAACTGAAAGGAGAATGAACAGATCAACCGAGGATGGAAAGATGGAAAATAAAAGGAACGAAgatgtggatgggtggatgaatgggtgaAAGGAGAGGTGAGTAAAAGTTAAAGgatggatgcatagatagatgGACAGGATGGACGATGAGTAAGCATTGTCAGGTGGGTGAGAAGATGCATGGATGGGTTGGTTAATGGATGAAAGGATGCATAAAAAGAAGGATCAATGAATAGGTCGATGTGCAGATGGATGAACtaatagaggaggaggaggatgatagatagatagatagatagatagatagatagatagatagacagatagactcTTATGAATTTTATTGCTGttatgaaacaccataaccataaacatttttctttaaaatctttattagcatatatttaaacatatggatgaatagaagatagatagatagatagatagatagatagatagatagatagatagatagacagacagaggtgTTTTAGGGAttctagtgctgtgataaaacacaatccACCATAAGCaagttgagaaggaaagggttggCTTCCacttacaactctcaggtcatGCTCCCATTGCTTAAGGTAGTCAGAGACAGaattcaaacaaggcaggaatctggaagcaggagctgatttcccattgcagaggccatggaggaatattGCTAGCTGGATTGGTTCCTCATGGTTTGATCACCCTGATTTCTTAAACGCCCAGCACCATCTTTCCAGggtggcatcacccacagtgagctggactgTCACACCTCAGCTATccagaaaatgcaccacaggcttgctTGAGACATTTTCTCcgttgagattccctcttccaaaatgactctggCTTATTTAAAGATGACATAAAAGCTATCCAgtacagatgatagatagatagtagatagatagtcAAGTGGGAAGATAGATTGGTAAGATGAATGAAAATATGAAGGTGGTGAAGGATGTTTGATGAATCAATAGATGTTGGATGGGTGGATgattggatgggtggatgggtaggtggatggatggatggatgggtggatagatagaatGATCAATggaagatagatggatggatggggtgggtggatggttagatgagtagatggatggaatGATCAATGgatgaaagataaataaatgggTAAATAAGTAGGAAGATGAATGTATAGatggaagaatgaataaaaagacataggtgggtgaatagaaaataaatacatataaaagatAAGTAAACAGAGGGGCAGTTGGGTGGGAAGCTGAGTTAACAGGTATAGAAGTGGGTGGAAAgatgaataaatggatggatagaaggatggaAACAATcattggatggatgggtgggtgggtgggtgatggtGAGTGAAGAGATTAAGGGATGAGGATAAATAACCCAAAGTTCAGATTTTAGGGAAAAGTAAAAAACTATAATATAATCCAATATGGGACCTCATCCTCTCTCAGAGCTCAAGTCTAGGCTCCAGAAGACGGACCCACCCAGTGAGGGCAACTTCCTGCAGGATTGGTCCAATCCAAGTAACAAGTCAAAGTCAAGCTACCCATCCCTTATAAAAACCTGTGTTCAATTCTAATCATCCCTTTGCAGGTCTGGCTCTGACCTGCAGTTCTCAGGGGCTTCCCTGGCAAGCTTCCCAACCTTGGCATAATCCACTTGAAGCTTGGGATTTGATGCCCAGCTTGTGAGGCAGGGAAATCTGAGCCAGACCCTCAGACCTGTCACCTGGGACAGGGCAGGTCATACCAGGAGGAAACCCCATGGAACTCTCCGAGGATGTCATTGATATACCTGAGGACCCTGGGGCATGGGGTCCAGTGGGCACAGGTGACCACAGGCTACAACAAGTCTTCAACTCCGGTCTGGTTCCCACATGCCTGTCtagaaaatggcaaccaaagaCGGCAGCTGGGAAGGCATCGTGAAAGGTCCTGTCAACTATCCGGTGGGGCAGGGGCTCTGATTCCTGCAAGATCCTGGGAGACGCAGCTAATCCAGGCCATCCCTGAGCCACCAGGCAGCCGGAGCAAGCTGGAATCCCAGAATCCACAGCAAATGGTTTGATCAGGCAACCATCGCCACCAGGCAAAGGTAAAAACGAGCCAGCCTCTGGATGAGCCTCCCCAGTCCAGGAAGACTTCCACAGTAAGGCCTGCAGGGGCCCCATCCGAGAACCACACATGGATGGCAACAAGCCAAACTGAAGTTTGAGCGCTTGCAGCTCAGCCCTTAGTATAGCATTCTCTTCCAGCAGCATAACCAGCCTGCTTTCGATGGCCACATCATTGAGACGTCGCTTTTCTCGAGACCGCTTGGCCGCCTCGTTGTTCTTCCTCCGTTTCTCCCAGTAAACTGTGTCCTTCTTCTCTTCCGGCATGAACTCCCTCCGCCTGCGCGTGGTTGGACCCCTGCGAGTGTCCCAAAATACTTTGCTGGGACCCTGAGAAATGTTGGGTAGGCCCAAGCCATCCACATTCATAGCTGCGtcgtacctagaaaagatttttgTAAAGGTCTTGGACTGGAGACGGGAGGCTGACGCAAATGACTTCCATCCCTCTAATTGGTTCTGTGTCTACCGGCTCCACTGAGGGATCAGATGGACCAGGGATTGGGCTGGAGATTATGATGGATCCATATAGGGATTGAAtaaggagaaagaagggggagggcgTACCCAATGGGGCTGAGGCTGATTATGGTTAAGAACACCCCAGTCATCATAGAGATATATTTGAGAGCTGCTGCTTCCAAGGACACGAGTTCCTTCCAAAGAGTTTTTCTTACCCCTGAGAAGATCAGCCTATACAGGAACTTGGTAATAATCTCAGATCCAGAGgaagacaggagggaggaggTACCTAGGAAGAGAGAATTTGTGACCACAGAGTCCCACTGGCCAAACTGGGGTTCATAAAATCTGCTGGTAGGGGCTGAGGGACTGGCACTACAGTTAAAGAGTTTGCCACGAGACCAGCTCTGCTGAGACCCTGAGATATGTCGGGTAGCCCCGAGCTGTACACATTCACAGCACCTGgggaagttatttttttttcaaagtcttgGAGCCTGGAGTCTGACCCGAATGAGACCATGAGAACAAGCACgaggatctgaattcaaatccctaGAATGCTGGTTCAAAAAGAGCATGTGTGTTTAATCCTAGTACTTCTGTGGCCACAGGAAACATAAGAATCCCTGGATGCTcccaggccagctagcctagcagACACAGGGGCAGAACTGCaaaaagaccctgtctgaaacaaGATGATAGATGAGGACCAGAACTCAAATAAGACTATGTCTCTCCACAAATGCACCATGGcacactgctctctctctctctctctctctctctctctctctcacacacacacacacacacacacacacattcatatacacaaagaacaacacattcaaaataaaataataaaattgtaataaaataataataacaaataaacaatatCTGAGACTCATGTGAATGGTACCCAGATGGTAACTCAGAATCCATGGCCATAATTTCACACCTGTCTGTCCTCCCATCCAACCATCTGTCTGTACACCAGGTCTACCCAACACCACTGTCCATTCGTTACCCTTCCCCTCCTTTGTCCGCCCATCACCTCCCCAGCTCCCATCCATCTCACCATCCGGTTTTACACCGAGCTACTGTGCCTGCCAATTTTTCACTTGTTCACAGATTCTATACATCTGTGGCCTGAAGCCACCCCTAAATTTCAGGTGCTtggaatgtatgtatgcatctgtctagTGGATATATATGTACACCCTGCATATCCACAGGGAGACCAGAAGGTATCACATGTCCTCTTCCATCACTCCCCAACTATTCCTCTGAGATCTCTCCCTAAACTTGAGGCTGGTGTCTCCAATAGACTGAAAGCCAGCCAGCCCTAGATCCCACATGCTGGAAGGAGATAAACCAAGTCCTACTCGTTGTCCTacgacctccacatgtgcactgtgtgcacaaacacatgaataaacagatataataaacatttttttaagaaaaaggaaggtgttgggtgtggtggcatatgcctttaattccagcactcaggaggcagaggcaggtggatctctgtaaattcaaggtcagtctactAATCTACAAAGCGAgtacaggacaaccagggctttgttacacagagaaaacaaacaaatgaggatgaggaggaagaagaagaggtggaggaaaagggcaggaagagagagggagggaaggagagagagggagagaatgaattATCTTGGTGTCACACCTATACTCCCAGCATCTTTGGAAACTGAAGTGGGAAGATCACTTCAGCCCTAGAGTTTGAATCCAGACAGAGCATCCAAGCCAAAACAACATCTCAAAAACATAATGGCCAGTGTTGCGGCACACAGTATGACTGTAACTCCCACACTTGGGAGGAGGCCAAGGTAGGCAGATGACGCATCTGAGGACAGCTCAGGTAGCAGCATAGTGAGGCCTTGCCTCAAATAATACTAGTAGCAAATACTAGTAGCaggggaggtggaagaggaggaaggaggaagaggaggagaaaaagaagtagCAGGAAGAGCAGTATggagggctgaggaggagggagaaggaggaagggagaaaggaagtgaaagggaggaaggaggaggtggtggaaaaaaggagaagggaggagggagaaggaggaaatgagggaggaaagaaaggaagaagaacaggaaagggaaggtgaagagaaagggaagaagaggggacagagaaggagaagaagggaagtAATCAGGAAAAAGcagacagagggaagggaaggagagaagtttCAAAGCTAAGCATGGAAAGGTAGACAACCAAGAGACTGGTCGGGCCCAGGACTGCTGAACCACAAGCTCACAAGCAAACCCAGGAGGCGGCAAACCCAGGAGGCCAGAGCTCCACCTCCCTGCCTGAATGCCTTCTGGCTGGGGTTTTGGCCTGAGCCCTCAACCGCTGGTCCCTCCGCCTCCACAGGAACCCAGATGCGGGCAGCAGATAGCTAGACTCCTGTGCTTATTTAGAGAAGATGCAGTGTGGGTTGGGTCTTCCTGTGGTCATAGCAGAGGAactaacagagagagagagggagaggggggggaagagagagagagagagagagagagagagagagagagagagagaggtcactCCTAGTGAAGGGCCCAAGGCAAgacaaggaaacaggaaaagggTCTGTCGGAGGCGGCACACAACTCCACTCTGGTCTCCGCAGCCTCCCTGCGTGGCAAACATGCAAACCTCTGCTTGGTTTCCTGGAATAAAGGAATCTTCCTCCCCGAGAAGCAGACCTTGTCAGGGCAGGCATACTCCCAGCATACAGAATATTCGCTGTGCTAACGTCACCTTCACTAGTGGGCTTGTATCTTAGTGATAGACTGCTTGCCCAGGATGCAACGTAAGTGAAAAGCCCACAACTGTAATTCCAACAATCAGGACGTAAGAATCTGGGGCCAGCCTCCACTATAGcaaattcaaggacagtctgcagccgcaaagaaaggaaggaaaaagtagAGAGTAGAATGATGCTCACCAGAGCCTAGAACGAGGAAGGACTGAGAACTGAGGGGACGCGGGTTAAGGAATGTGAGAAGGTTTTCAACGAAGGCTTTACAATAAAGGCATTAAATGGCTCGAAAAGACAAAAAGATACCAGCCCTTCCACAAGAACAGAGGCAGGTATGAAGTAATCAGTAAGAGCTCTGATATTAGATGGATAGGTATAAATAATCAATACATAAATGCTGGCTAGCAAGATGTCTCAGAAGttgaaggcacttgccaccatgcctgatgacctgagttcaaaccccaagGCCCACATAGCacaaggagagaaccgactccctCAAGTAATACATGCAGACTGTGgtacacgtgcatgtgtgcatacattcaAGTAAACATGCacgtatacattaaataaatgcaatttttatatttgaagtaCACTATTGTAGCATAATGCTCTACATAAAAGCAGGGCAACTgggaggtggtgcacgcctttaatcccagcactcaggaggcagaggtaggtgggtctctgagtttgaaaccagcctggtctaccaagtaagttccaggacagccaggactacacatagTGACCCTgtctgggaagaaagaaaaaaaaaagtaaggtagTGGTGAGTTAGAATCCCAGAAAAGCtaggtacatatatacatgtaacccAACACAGGATGAAGGTAAGAGTattgctggggcttgctggctctGAGCCtatctgggttcagtgagagacttcgTCTCAAAGGAAGAAGGCACAGAAGAAAATAGGACACCCAGCACTCTCCAGAGTCTCCCACATCACCTATggacacaccacatacatatgagcaggcacacacatgtgcccacatccACACTGCACGTAGGCGTGGCAATAACCCTGAACAGATCATTACATAATATGATAATATGACtcggtgggtaaaggcacttgctgccaagcctggtgacctgagtccaatcccaGAGGCCCATATGGTAGGAGAGAACCGATTCCCACAAGtagtcctctgatttccacacacaCGCTgtggtatacatatacacaagcacacacactaaatataatttttaaaagtatcgCATACTCCA
This window contains:
- the LOC127676130 gene encoding NFIL3 like protein-like, with amino-acid sequence MNVDGLGLPNISQGPSKVFWDTRRGPTTRRRREFMPEEKKDTVYWEKRRKNNEAAKRSREKRRLNDVAIESRLVMLLEENAILRAELQALKLQFGLLPSMCGSRMGPLQALLWKSSWTGEAHPEAGSFLPLPGGDGCLIKPFAVDSGIPACSGCLVAQGWPGLAASPRILQESEPLPHRIVDRTFHDAFPAAVFGCHFLDRHVGTRPELKTCCSLWSPVPTGPHAPGSSGISMTSSESSMGFPPGMTCPVPGDRSEGLAQISLPHKLGIKSQASSGLCQGWEACQGSP